From the Natrarchaeobaculum aegyptiacum genome, one window contains:
- a CDS encoding SDR family NAD(P)-dependent oxidoreductase — MSHFDSDVALVTGAGSGIGRATARRFAAEGARVVVSDVDPDGGQETVDLIDDEGGEATFIEADVTDEDAVADLIAEIDDTYGRLDVAHNNAGMAPPIEAIEDVDLESYQAAMDVNLTGVVNCLKHELPLMVETDGGAIVNTGSTASIGGGNSPLAYVAAKHGVLGVTRVAATQYAADGIRVNTVCPTTVETPLLEGLSEEELEQFSAGIPMDRIGQPDEVAAAVVWLCSPESSFITGQPLVIDGGRFAAVE, encoded by the coding sequence ATGAGCCACTTCGACAGCGACGTCGCACTCGTGACTGGAGCCGGATCGGGTATCGGGCGAGCAACTGCACGGCGATTCGCCGCGGAGGGCGCACGCGTCGTCGTCTCGGACGTCGACCCCGACGGGGGCCAGGAGACGGTCGACCTGATCGACGACGAGGGCGGCGAAGCCACGTTTATCGAGGCAGACGTCACCGACGAGGACGCCGTCGCCGACCTGATCGCGGAGATCGACGACACGTACGGCCGACTCGACGTCGCCCACAACAACGCCGGAATGGCCCCACCGATCGAGGCCATCGAGGACGTCGACCTCGAGTCCTATCAGGCGGCGATGGACGTCAACCTCACCGGCGTCGTCAACTGCCTGAAACACGAACTCCCGCTCATGGTCGAGACCGACGGCGGCGCGATCGTCAACACGGGCTCGACCGCCTCTATCGGCGGCGGCAACTCGCCGCTCGCGTACGTCGCCGCGAAACACGGCGTTCTCGGCGTCACCCGCGTCGCCGCCACCCAGTACGCAGCCGACGGGATTCGGGTCAACACAGTCTGTCCGACGACCGTCGAGACACCGCTGCTCGAGGGGCTCTCCGAGGAGGAACTCGAGCAGTTCTCGGCGGGCATCCCGATGGACCGGATCGGTCAGCCAGACGAGGTCGCAGCCGCCGTCGTCTGGCTGTGTTCGCCGGAATCGTCGTTTATCACCGGACAGCCACTCGTCATCGACGGTGGTCGATTCGCTGCGGTGGAGTGA